The DNA region CTTAGGGTTACCACTAACGATTAAGAATTGGCTTCTTCTGTTAAGTTGGTGTTGTTCTTTACTACAAGGGTTACAGTCTACAGCTGGTTGCGATTCTCCTTTACCAGAAGCAGATATTCTGCTAGCATCAATACCTTTAGATATAATGTACTGTCTAGTGGTTTGTGCACGTCTTTCTGATAATCCTTGGTTATAACGATCAGATCCTCTAAAATCTGTGTGTGACGTTGCTTCTATTACCATATCAGGGTATTTGTTCATTACTTGTACTAAGTTATCTAATTCAAACGCTGCTTTTGCAGTGATGTTTGATTTATCAAACTCGAAGTAAATTGGGTTTAATACCACTTCTATTGGTGTAATTATTTCTTCTATTGGTGTTAATGGTACTTCTACTGCGACTTCTTCTTCATTTGTACCTTCTACAGTAACTTTATTACTTTCGTAACCATCCATAGTTACTTGTAATTCTGTATCTGTTTCACATTCTACAATATACTCTACAACACCTTCTGCGTTGGTTGTTTTTGTTGCTAATATGTTTCCATTAGCATCTGCTAAACTTGTTGTTGCTCCTGCTAATACGTCTCCTGTTTTTTCGTCTACTACAGTTCCTGTAATTAACACATCGCATAATGGTTGTAGCTTTTTAATCGCATAGATATCATCATTTCCTTTTCCTCCTTGACGGTTAGATGATATAAATCCTTCGCCTGTTGCTTCGTTCATTCTAAATGCAAAATCGTCTCCGTTACTATTTATTGGAATTCCTGCATTTCGGATTGGTGCCATTTTTCCGTCTATTTCTTTAGTATGGAATACATCCATTCCTCCAAGTCCTAAATGTCCTGTTGACGAAAAGTATAGTGTGTTATTATCACTAATATATGGGAACATTTCTTGTCCTTCTGTGTTTACCTTTTGTCCCATGTTTACTGGCGCTGTTAATGTACCGTCTGTATTTATGGTTGCTTTGTAGATATCAAATTTACCGTATCCTCCTGGCATATCACTAGCGAAGTATATCGTGCTTCCATCTGCACTTACACTTGGGTTTTTTATAGAATAGTTTGGACTGTTTATTGCTAAGGCTTCTACTTTACTAAAATCGTCTCCTGTTTTTGTTGCTTTAAATAGGTGTAGTACACTGTATTTAGTGTTTGACAGACTGTCTTTTTCATATATATCTTCATAAAAGCTTTCTCTAGAGAAGTACATTGTTTTTCCGTCAGGAGAAAAGCTTACGATACCTTCGTGGTATTTAGTGTTTATTTTACCATCTAATAGGTTTTCTCCTTGGTATGTACCATCGTCTGCTACAGTATATTCGTAGATATCTAAAAATGGTTCTTCATTCCATCCGTACTTCTTACGATTGGCGTTTCTTGAGCTTGTTAGGTATAATTTACCATCTTGTAATGTTCCTCCAAAGTCTGATCCTGCAGTATTGATATCTAAGTTTTGTACGTTAAATTTTTTCCCGCGATCTAATATTTTAGATAAATAATCTGGATTGGATTTATACATCATTGCTCTATCATCTGATGGTTGCATAGCTGCAAACTTATCCATTTGTGTATTAGAAGCTTCGTACTTACCGTTTGCTTTTAACATCTCTGAGTACTTGTAATACATCTCGGCTTGATTTGCTCCTGCTTCAAATGCTTTTGCGTACCATTTCTCTGCTGCTTCTGTGCTATAAATATTGTAATTGGCTTCTGCTAATTGACTATACACATAGGCATCTGCTTCTCCTTTTTCTACAATTTTATTGTAGGCTTCTATAGCGTCTACAAATCTGTATTTTGCAAAGAGTTTATCTGCTTTTTGTGTGGCACTGCTTTGTGCTAAACTTATGGTGCTTATTAAGGCACAAACTATAAATAATTGTATATGTTTCATTGTTCTGGTTAGCTTATCTGGTTTAGAAATAACGTGGTGATCTTGATACTTTTCTTGGTAGATTAATATCAAAGTTGATAAAAATCTCATGTGATGAGTTGGTGACTACATCTAATTGAGAGTTTACACTGTCATAGGCATAACCTATTCTTAAGTTTGGTGCTACTAAAAAGTTTATCATTCCGCTAAAAGAATCGTCTAATCTATAGCCTGCGCCTACTTCTACAAAATCATACATAAATAGGTTTAAATTTGCATCGTAAGTCACTGGTGCATTAAAGGCTACCTTTGTCATTACATGTGGCTTAAGCTTGAAGTTTTCTGATAAATCAAATACATAACCTGCTGCTACAAACGCGTGTTGTATTTCTGAGCCTATTTTAAATCCATTAGCATCTAAGTGTACAGATTCTAAAATATTTGGCATCGATGCAGAGATGTAATACTTGTTTGGTTTATAAAAATATAAACCTGCTCCTATGTTTGGTGTAACTTCATTGATGTTTTGTGAATAGAAAGGATCGTTTGGATCGATTAAATCTAATCCTACTAAACCTATATCATGAAAGGTTGCTCCTGCTTTTAAACCAAATGCTAATTTTGTAGATGTTCCTACTGGTAAGGTATAAGAGAAATCTACATAAGCATTTGTCTCGTTTACTGGACCTACTTCGTCACTAATTAAAGAGAGTCCTAAACCTACACGATTACCTACTGGCGAATGAATGGTTAAGGTTCCTGTTGATGGTGCGCCTTCTAATCCTACCCATTGGCTTCTATATAATGCGCCTATTGATACGCCTTCATATGAACCTGCATAGGCTGGATTTACCACATTCATGTTATACATGTATTGTGTGTATTGTGGATCTTGCTGTGCTTGTGCTTGCATTGCAAAGAGCAAAGCGAATAGGATGTATACTTTTTTCATGTGTTATTGTTTACTGTGTTTGGATAGTCACATGTAACAACCAAAATAGCTCTTGCTTTATTGGCTATTTTGGTTGTTTCCATAGTATCTGTTTTGGTTGTGTTTATTATTGATTAGTTGTTTATCTGTTTATGTAAATCCAAGCCGCTTTTTGTTTGCTTCCTTGATATTTCATAATATAGTAATAAGTTCCTACTGGTAACTCGTCTCCATTATTAGATTGTCCATGCCACTCATTAATATAATTGTCTTTTGAGTAGACTAAAGTACCGTAACGGTTATAGATCTCTAAGCGTTGTACATCAAAACTACTTAAATCAAATGTGTCGTTTTTACCATCTTTTAATCCTGGTGATATCCCTTGTGGTATAACGCAACTCTCTAACTCTTCTACTAATACTTCAGCGGTGTTTGAACATCCTGTATCGGTAAAAGTAACCTCTATTGTATAAACTCCTGCGGTTAATACGGTATCTAAATCTAAACTTGTAGCGCCTGAAATTACTGTATCGTATTGATCATACCATACTACACTTACTTCACTTGATGTGTAATTATCAGGTATTGCTGTTACTGTAATTGGTACTGTAGCGTTTGGACATACCTCGTAAACTACATCTCCAAATGTGGTCTCTGGCAGAGGATTTACTATAATTTCAAAACTTGAAGTTTTATAACAGTCTGATGCTGTTAAATTTTCTAATCTAACATAAATAGTTTGACTAGATACTTCGGTATTAGTAAATGGCGCTGTAATTGGATTACTATTAGTTTCAGCATCTAATTCTGAAACATGATAAGAAACACTAAACTCTGAAGAGTCTTGTCCATTTAATACTTCATCATCTTTTGTAGATAGATCAAACGTTTCATAACCATCATTTAAACTATCATCACAAACAATAAAATCAGATATATCTGTAATTTCTGGTAAAGCACCTAAAACAGTAAGCGTAAAAGATGTGTTAGTACTAGCACAACCTGAACCAGAACCTACTGCATTAACGTCTTCTGCTCTAACGTAAATAACAGTTCCATCTACTGCAGAATAAGGGAATGTTATAGCATTAGTACCTGATTGCGCATCTGATAAGGTCTCGTGATACGTAACCACGAAATCGTTTGGATCTTGACTTACATCATCTAAAATGATACTTGATAATGTACTAAAATCAAATTCTTCTACACCATCACCAGACTCGTCATCACAAGTAACAATAGAAACTTCTTCTGGCGGAACTACGTTTACAA from Mesoflavibacter profundi includes:
- a CDS encoding OmpA family protein → MRFLSTLILIYQEKYQDHHVISKPDKLTRTMKHIQLFIVCALISTISLAQSSATQKADKLFAKYRFVDAIEAYNKIVEKGEADAYVYSQLAEANYNIYSTEAAEKWYAKAFEAGANQAEMYYKYSEMLKANGKYEASNTQMDKFAAMQPSDDRAMMYKSNPDYLSKILDRGKKFNVQNLDINTAGSDFGGTLQDGKLYLTSSRNANRKKYGWNEEPFLDIYEYTVADDGTYQGENLLDGKINTKYHEGIVSFSPDGKTMYFSRESFYEDIYEKDSLSNTKYSVLHLFKATKTGDDFSKVEALAINSPNYSIKNPSVSADGSTIYFASDMPGGYGKFDIYKATINTDGTLTAPVNMGQKVNTEGQEMFPYISDNNTLYFSSTGHLGLGGMDVFHTKEIDGKMAPIRNAGIPINSNGDDFAFRMNEATGEGFISSNRQGGKGNDDIYAIKKLQPLCDVLITGTVVDEKTGDVLAGATTSLADANGNILATKTTNAEGVVEYIVECETDTELQVTMDGYESNKVTVEGTNEEEVAVEVPLTPIEEIITPIEVVLNPIYFEFDKSNITAKAAFELDNLVQVMNKYPDMVIEATSHTDFRGSDRYNQGLSERRAQTTRQYIISKGIDASRISASGKGESQPAVDCNPCSKEQHQLNRRSQFLIVSGNPKNM
- a CDS encoding PorP/SprF family type IX secretion system membrane protein; the protein is MKKVYILFALLFAMQAQAQQDPQYTQYMYNMNVVNPAYAGSYEGVSIGALYRSQWVGLEGAPSTGTLTIHSPVGNRVGLGLSLISDEVGPVNETNAYVDFSYTLPVGTSTKLAFGLKAGATFHDIGLVGLDLIDPNDPFYSQNINEVTPNIGAGLYFYKPNKYYISASMPNILESVHLDANGFKIGSEIQHAFVAAGYVFDLSENFKLKPHVMTKVAFNAPVTYDANLNLFMYDFVEVGAGYRLDDSFSGMINFLVAPNLRIGYAYDSVNSQLDVVTNSSHEIFINFDINLPRKVSRSPRYF